Below is a genomic region from Gammaproteobacteria bacterium.
GCGCTGGCCGGTGGCGTGCCGGTCGTGCTGGGACCGGCCGAAGACGGCGGCTATGTATTGATCGGCATGCGCCGTACGACGTTAAGCGACACGGCGACGCGCGCAATTTTCGAACACATCGCCTGGGGGACGCAAAACGTGCTTAGACAGACCCGCGCGCGTCTGCGCGCGCACGGGATACCCTGGCGCGAACTGACAACGCTGTGGGACGTGGACCGACCGCCTGACCTGGCAAGACTGCGCGCGACGGGCTTCTCGATTTCCGGCTTGGCCTAATCA
It encodes:
- a CDS encoding DUF2064 domain-containing protein, with the translated sequence ALAGGVPVVLGPAEDGGYVLIGMRRTTLSDTATRAIFEHIAWGTQNVLRQTRARLRAHGIPWRELTTLWDVDRPPDLARLRATGFSISGLA